One window of Papaver somniferum cultivar HN1 chromosome 9, ASM357369v1, whole genome shotgun sequence genomic DNA carries:
- the LOC113313230 gene encoding acyl-CoA-binding domain-containing protein 4-like, with protein sequence MGAEMTANFDISNWLSSLAYDQWAALPVPGSRPSARYKHAAEVADGKLYITGGSRNGRYLSDIQVLDLRSLVWSKLKIHMDQFSDQLVDNSVQEALPATSGHSLVKWGSRLLLLGGHSKELSEVVTVRSIDPETLNCCIMKTSGKEPIARGGQSVTLVGSRLIMFGGEDSSRRLLNDIHILDLETMTWDVAETSQTPPSPRFDHTAAIHANRYLLIFGGCSHSACFSDLHILDLHTLEWSQPHIEGDLVTPRAGHAGITINEDWYLVGGGDNRSGVSDTLMLNMSKLVWSVVTSVEERDPLASEGLTVCSEIVNGEKVLVAFGGYYGKYNNEVYVLRTKPKDLSRPRIFQSPAAAAAAASVTAAYALTSSGERKIDIRKKEDATFQETEVGTSPQDFTVGFNLIAAEKMTLESSLTEIRTQNYKFKDDLAEINNTYEDLSKELLSVKGQLEAETSRCVNLEAQISELQNRLEALHSIEDELQVLRNQKSAFERDMEFTTEGTMQKQNSGGV encoded by the exons ATGGGAGCTGAAATGACTGCGAATTTCGATATCAGCAATTGGTTATCTTCATTGGCTTATGATCAATGGGCAGCACTTCCAGTTCCTGGGTCACGCCCATCGGCTCGTTACAag CATGCAGCTGAAGTTGCTGATGGGAAACTATATATTACTGGAGGAAGTCGCAATGGACGATATCTTTCTGATATTCAG GTACTTGATCTTAGATCTTTGGTGTGGTCGAAACTGAAAATACACATGGATCAATTCTCTGATCAACTGGTTGACAACAGTGTTCAGGAAGCCCTACCTGCCACATCAGGTCACAGCCTG GTCAAGTGGGGAAGCAGGCTTCTTCTTCTAGGTGGACATTCAAAAGAGTTATCCGAAGTCGTAACTG TCCGGTCAATTGACCCGGAGACCCTCAATTGTTGCATCATGAAGACTTCAGGAAAAGAACCG ATTGCTCGTGGAGGGCAATCTGTAACACTAGTTGGTTCTAGATTGATAATGTTTGGTGGAGAAGACAGTAGCAGGCGTTTACTAAATGATATCCATATTCTTGACCTGGAAACTATGACTTGGGATGTAGCGGAGACATC TCAGACACCTCCATCTCCGAGATTCGACCACACAGCAGCCATACATGCAAATCGATACCTTCTAATTTTTGGTGGCTGTTCTCACTCGGCGTGTTTCAGTGATCTACACATATTGGATTTACATACT TTGGAATGGTCCCAACCACACATTGAGGGTGATCTCGTGACTCCTAGGGCAGGTCATGCTGGTATCACCATAAATGAGGATTGGTACCTAGTCGGTGGTGGAGATAATAGAAGTG GTGTTTCGGATACCCTCATGCTAAACATGTCGAAGCTTGTATGGTCAGTGGTTACAAGTGTAGAGGAACGGGATCCACTTGCGAGCGAG GGGCTGACTGTTTGCTCTGAAATAGTAAATGGAGAGAAAGTTCTGGTTGCCTTTGGAGGATACTACGGGAAATATAACAATGAG GTGTATGTCTTGAGAACCAAACCCAAAGATTTATCAAGGCCTAGGATTTTTCAATCACctgcagcagctgcagcagcagcttcTGTTACTGCTGCATATGCTTTGACTAGTAGTGGCGAAAGGAAGATCGATATCAGAAAAAAAGAAGATGCAACTTTCCAAGAAACGGAAGTTGGAACGTCGCCGCAAGATTTCACAGTTGGGTTTAACCTAATTGCAGCAGAAAAAATGACGTTAGAGTCTTCACTAACAGAAATAAGAACACAGAACTATAAGTTCAAGGATGATCTTGCTGAGATTAACAATACTTATGAAGATTTATCCAAG GAACTACTCTCCGTTAAAGGTCAACTAGAAGCTGAAACATCAAGATGTGTCAATCTGGAG GCCCAAATTTCAGAACTGCAAAATAGGCTGGAGGCATTGCATTCGATAGAGGATGAGTTGCAAGTGTTAAGGAACCAGAAATCTGCCTTTGAGCGAGATATGGAGTTCACTACCGAGGGGACAATGCAGAAACAAAATTCCGGTGGAGTTTGA
- the LOC113313628 gene encoding thaumatin-like protein 1: MEAKGFFAIFLALVSITGAFSATFTVKNNCPYTVWPGTLTGSGGSQLSKTGFELASGASSSVDAPAGWSGRFWARTGCSTGSSGRLTCATADCASGAAECNGAGAIPPATLLEFTLNGDGGKDFYDVSNVDGFNLPASITPKGGCSSTECRSNINSVCPPELSVKDAGGSVVACKSACLALQQPQYCCTGSFNTAETCPPTNYSKIFKDACPQAYSYAYDDRSSTFTCAAGGNYDITFCP, translated from the exons ATGGAAGCGAAAGGATTTTTCGCCATTTTCTTGGCTCTTGTGTCCATAACAG GTGCATTTTCGGCTACATTTACCGTTAAAAACAATTGTCCATACACAGTATGGCCAGGCACATTGACTGGGAGTGGTGGATCCCAATTGTCTAAAACCGGGTTTGAACTTGCATCCGGGGCATCATCATCGGTAGATGCTCCAGCGGGATGGTCAGGCCGATTTTGGGCAAGAACCGGgtgttccactggttcctccgGAAGGCTCACCTGTGCCACTGCAGATTGTGCTTCGGGTGCAGCTGAATGCAATGGTGCTGGAGCTATTCCACCAGCAACCCTACTTGAATTCACTCTAAACGGTGACGGTGGTAAAGATTTTTATGATGTTAGCAATGTTGATGGTTTCAACTTGCCAGCCTCTATCACTCCAAAAGGTGGTTGTAGTTCGACTGAGTGCCGAAGTAATATAAACTCTGTTTGCCCACCAGAATTAAGCGTTAAGGATGCTGGTGGCAGTGTAGTTGCTTGTAAGAGTGCTTGCTTAGCATTACAACAACCTCAATATTGTTGTACCGGTTCCTTCAATACTGCTGAGACTTGTCCTCCAACGAATTATTCAAAGATCTTTAAAGATGCTTGTCCTCAAGCTTATAGTTACGCATATGATGATAGAAGTAGCACATTTACTTGTGCCGCTGGTGGTAATTACGACATTACATTCTGCCCCTGA